A window of Candidatus Hydrogenedentota bacterium contains these coding sequences:
- a CDS encoding ABC transporter permease subunit: MISRSRLERGVFAFFSVAAFSVLVVVPVVCVVFKAVDIEPKSASNVFLDARQWGLLRNSLILAVGTSAVAGLAGVMSAFAIANVSSSLRGVLLGLLAVPLLIPPHISAIAWVDLLGRNGIFVVQFTGLNTKALTWPGMFHMSGVVWSLGLASYPIVMVATLAALHRFDSRLLEAARMGGQRWRAFSGVQLPLVLPGVIAGMLLVFVYTLVSFAVPSLLQVNTYPVEINALSAVFDYTGATLQALPLAVLCGLAGLVWILYVRPRHAWLTGHVRPANVVADPVVRSVSTLVCLALIVVAVFLPLGVTLARALPLRTFHDVWATARHEMLTSLFVSMMSATLATTLAFLMTTALRRWTQGFSVALSALPLGITGGAFGLGLITLWNHRGPAGLVYDSLAVVIVACTARFFVFALAGALSGARRMDARLDEAAAVAGVTWIRRAGAIWLPLLSPHLAATWGLIFVLTMAEVDTSVLVCPPGQTTLAIRLFSLMHYGPDSYVAALSLLTCVLVMTIAACVAFGYAKLRNWTHAGY, from the coding sequence ATGATCTCTCGTTCGCGATTGGAGCGCGGCGTATTCGCATTCTTCTCCGTGGCAGCCTTTTCTGTGCTTGTCGTCGTTCCGGTCGTGTGCGTTGTGTTCAAGGCTGTGGACATTGAACCGAAGTCCGCGTCGAACGTCTTCTTGGACGCGCGCCAATGGGGTCTTTTGCGAAACAGCCTCATACTTGCGGTTGGCACTTCGGCGGTGGCCGGGCTTGCCGGCGTCATGTCCGCCTTCGCCATCGCAAACGTTTCCTCTAGTCTGCGGGGAGTATTGCTCGGGCTGCTTGCTGTGCCTCTACTCATCCCACCGCACATCTCCGCCATTGCATGGGTGGATCTGCTTGGACGCAACGGTATTTTCGTCGTTCAGTTCACTGGATTGAACACCAAAGCCCTCACGTGGCCGGGCATGTTTCACATGAGCGGTGTGGTGTGGTCGCTTGGCCTTGCGTCTTACCCGATTGTGATGGTCGCAACGCTTGCGGCCCTGCACCGATTCGATTCGCGATTGCTGGAAGCCGCACGCATGGGCGGCCAACGCTGGCGCGCATTTTCCGGAGTGCAACTGCCTCTTGTACTGCCTGGGGTCATTGCGGGAATGCTTCTGGTATTCGTATACACGCTGGTAAGTTTTGCGGTCCCGTCGCTTTTGCAGGTCAACACGTATCCCGTCGAGATTAACGCGCTAAGCGCTGTCTTCGATTACACCGGTGCTACGTTACAGGCCCTGCCACTGGCCGTTCTTTGCGGCCTGGCCGGTCTCGTATGGATCCTATACGTACGTCCGCGGCACGCGTGGCTTACTGGACATGTCCGCCCGGCTAACGTCGTTGCAGATCCTGTTGTTCGATCTGTTTCAACTCTCGTCTGTCTTGCGCTCATCGTGGTCGCGGTCTTCCTTCCTCTTGGAGTGACTTTGGCGCGCGCATTACCGTTGCGGACCTTTCACGATGTGTGGGCAACGGCACGTCATGAGATGCTTACCAGTCTCTTCGTCTCGATGATGTCCGCGACCCTTGCAACGACCCTGGCTTTCCTGATGACCACGGCGTTGCGCAGGTGGACACAGGGATTTTCAGTGGCGTTGAGCGCGCTCCCTCTGGGCATCACGGGCGGTGCCTTCGGACTTGGACTCATCACGCTGTGGAATCATCGCGGCCCTGCCGGATTGGTCTATGACTCGCTTGCTGTTGTCATCGTTGCCTGCACGGCTCGCTTCTTTGTCTTTGCTTTGGCGGGAGCTTTGTCGGGAGCGCGGCGGATGGATGCACGTCTCGACGAAGCCGCGGCTGTAGCGGGCGTCACGTGGATTCGCCGCGCAGGCGCTATCTGGTTGCCGCTGCTCTCTCCGCATCTCGCCGCGACATGGGGACTGATATTTGTGTTGACGATGGCGGAGGTCGACACGAGTGTACTTGTCTGCCCACCCGGTCAGACCACGTTGGCCATTCGCCTGTTCAGCCTCATGCATTATGGCCCCGACTCGTATGTTGCCGCACTGAGCCTGCTAACATGCGTTTTAGTGATGACCATTGCAGCGTGCGTCGCTTTCGGCTACGCGAAACTTCGGAATTGGACCCATGCCGGATATTGA
- a CDS encoding ATP-binding cassette domain-containing protein, with product MPDIEFRTVSKRFGDTLVLERISLRVEHGKGLGLFGPSGSGKTTVLRLIAGLERADFGEIVINGKSVIQGWCEARLKGLEVGMVFQDLALWPHMNMERHLEFVLRGRGLSRKERLHRAHALLEFCGLDGKRRAYPASLSGGEQQRLAIARALVTEPDVLLLDEPFANLDETLRERFVEEFNSRKTKKMTTLVISSHDRGDFARLADQVVEMSRPSLADTERETT from the coding sequence ATGCCGGATATTGAATTTCGCACTGTATCCAAGCGCTTCGGCGATACGCTCGTCCTCGAGCGTATATCACTGCGCGTGGAACATGGCAAAGGACTCGGGCTGTTTGGACCTTCGGGTTCGGGCAAGACTACCGTTCTACGCTTGATTGCGGGTCTGGAACGCGCGGATTTCGGCGAAATCGTTATCAACGGCAAGTCTGTAATACAGGGTTGGTGCGAGGCGCGCCTGAAAGGTCTCGAAGTTGGCATGGTCTTCCAAGACCTTGCCCTATGGCCTCATATGAACATGGAGCGACACCTGGAGTTTGTGCTTCGCGGGCGAGGGTTGTCGAGAAAAGAGCGATTGCATCGTGCCCATGCTTTGCTGGAGTTCTGTGGGCTTGATGGGAAGCGCCGTGCATACCCTGCATCGCTTTCGGGGGGTGAGCAGCAGCGGTTGGCCATCGCCCGCGCTCTCGTGACTGAACCCGACGTGCTGTTGCTTGACGAGCCGTTTGCCAACCTCGACGAGACGTTGCGGGAACGGTTTGTTGAGGAGTTCAATTCACGCAAGACGAAGAAGATGACGACACTGGTGATTTCGTCTCACGACCGCGGGGATTTCGCGCGACTTGCCGATCAGGTAGTTGAGATGAGCCGGCCATCACTTGCGGATACTGAGCGCGAGACTACGTAA
- a CDS encoding extracellular solute-binding protein: MRSSNWPSQRALLFWCVTLFTAVVVSTAIASGCSSRTQPEVVVYTALDEMFSKPILDAFEKKTGIKALPVFDTEASKTTGLVSRIIAEKDRPRADVFWNNEIVQTIMLKQKGLLAPYHSPSSDAIPSGFKDPEFFWTGFAARGRVIIFNPETTTTPPTSIRDLLKPEWSGRAAIAKPIFGTTAAHAAVLFAAWGEEEAKTYFRGLLQNNVAVLAGNATVRDMVANGEYAAGMTDTDDANGAVLDGRPAKWLFPDQEEGGMGALIIPNTVALVKDAPHPDAAQKLIDYLLSPDVEEALAKSRSLQIPLNPAVRVPDGVPTLSSIRAMAVDFEKAASLFEKAADFIRSEFLK, encoded by the coding sequence ATGAGAAGTAGTAATTGGCCAAGCCAACGTGCATTACTGTTCTGGTGCGTCACACTATTTACCGCTGTTGTTGTCAGCACCGCAATTGCGTCCGGCTGCAGTAGCCGGACTCAACCTGAAGTCGTCGTATATACGGCTCTCGACGAAATGTTCTCCAAACCGATACTTGACGCGTTCGAGAAGAAGACGGGAATCAAGGCGTTGCCGGTATTTGACACGGAAGCATCAAAGACCACGGGGCTCGTGAGCCGTATCATCGCCGAGAAGGACCGCCCGCGCGCTGATGTTTTCTGGAACAACGAGATTGTTCAGACGATCATGCTTAAGCAGAAGGGACTTCTTGCACCGTATCATTCTCCGTCTTCGGACGCCATTCCCAGCGGATTCAAGGACCCCGAATTCTTTTGGACGGGTTTCGCGGCGCGTGGCCGCGTGATTATCTTCAACCCGGAAACGACAACAACTCCGCCCACGTCCATTCGCGATCTTCTTAAACCGGAGTGGAGCGGTAGGGCAGCCATCGCAAAACCTATTTTCGGAACGACTGCCGCGCATGCCGCCGTTCTTTTCGCCGCTTGGGGCGAAGAAGAAGCCAAGACCTATTTCCGCGGACTACTCCAGAACAATGTGGCTGTGCTTGCGGGCAATGCCACGGTGCGGGACATGGTTGCCAACGGAGAATATGCGGCGGGGATGACAGACACCGATGATGCCAACGGGGCAGTCCTAGATGGAAGACCGGCGAAGTGGCTTTTCCCCGATCAGGAAGAGGGCGGCATGGGCGCTCTCATAATTCCGAATACCGTCGCCCTTGTGAAAGACGCGCCGCACCCGGATGCCGCGCAGAAGCTAATTGACTATTTGCTCAGCCCGGATGTGGAAGAGGCGCTTGCGAAATCGCGCTCGCTGCAAATCCCGCTCAACCCGGCAGTACGCGTGCCGGATGGCGTACCCACGCTATCAAGCATCCGCGCGATGGCCGTCGATTTCGAGAAAGCTGCCTCTCTGTTCGAGAAAGCGGCCGACTTCATCCGTTCCGAGTTTCTGAAATGA
- a CDS encoding ABC transporter permease, translated as MKRIGIALATPPLPFVALIRRELLRGIRTVRLFVALLLLTAIGAMGLMGMWPRGSLPLVMIGNASYEIMMWFGALMIGAACVLIPGYAGSMILEERNQDTFDLLRTSLIRPIGILFGKFINVIGLFVLLMLAAMPLLATTYFLVGLNTDVLIVLLFVLSLVTVTCTSIGISCSAVQKSALRAILHSYIWSAFALGGYVILVYLGVLAFAMFVDPYNLNRRAIERTLEWFVRGSPFYLAFRGFSAGVKLSDVLFVTASQSIFSLFALLVAWRRLVRPKEETAARQKSFFKLREPIRRLHPPMPTFRNPVFLREYRHTGAFREMNRWRRMLLIAIVVSTNLFLVYLFYIWKEKPTSSSEFRDVTYGWSVFVGLFVLFAAPAVQSVAFVREKEQDTLDLLKSSLLTPIEITTGKLKAGIMQLVQLLLFAYLCSFPVIGIVLMAPKGLQITFWFAVWTLLCAAGSITLGAIASMLVRRTSVAVPLSYALSVFYFAGPSVGIVFLSEVLGSSFPRRFAEDALIVVSPIASGFQFIGTIIGSGWEWSSNLRAESFYLLLLHVLVIVLFLVISVVIANRRWLGYERTS; from the coding sequence ATGAAACGTATTGGGATTGCCTTGGCGACACCTCCATTGCCCTTTGTTGCCCTAATCCGGCGTGAGCTATTGCGCGGCATTCGCACGGTGCGGCTTTTTGTCGCCTTGCTTCTCCTCACTGCAATCGGCGCCATGGGCTTGATGGGGATGTGGCCCCGCGGATCCTTGCCCCTGGTTATGATTGGCAACGCGTCATACGAGATCATGATGTGGTTCGGTGCTTTGATGATTGGCGCGGCCTGTGTGCTGATACCCGGTTATGCGGGAAGCATGATCTTGGAGGAGCGGAATCAAGACACGTTCGATCTGCTTCGCACCTCGCTCATTCGCCCCATTGGCATCCTGTTCGGCAAATTCATCAATGTAATCGGTCTGTTTGTACTTCTAATGCTTGCTGCCATGCCCCTCTTGGCAACTACCTACTTTCTGGTTGGATTGAACACCGACGTTTTGATTGTACTTCTCTTCGTTCTTTCCCTCGTCACCGTGACGTGCACATCCATCGGAATCTCGTGCTCGGCCGTGCAGAAGAGCGCATTGCGCGCAATCCTGCATTCGTACATCTGGTCCGCCTTTGCTCTGGGCGGTTACGTGATTCTCGTGTATCTCGGTGTCCTTGCTTTTGCCATGTTCGTGGACCCGTACAACCTAAACCGAAGGGCCATAGAGAGGACGTTGGAATGGTTCGTTCGTGGGTCTCCTTTCTATCTTGCATTCAGAGGCTTTTCGGCAGGGGTGAAACTGAGCGACGTTCTCTTCGTGACCGCTTCACAGTCCATCTTCAGTCTATTTGCGTTGCTCGTGGCATGGAGAAGGCTTGTACGCCCCAAAGAGGAGACTGCCGCACGGCAGAAGTCCTTCTTTAAACTTCGCGAGCCTATCCGAAGACTTCACCCTCCAATGCCTACGTTCCGAAACCCTGTGTTCTTACGCGAATACAGGCACACCGGCGCATTTCGAGAGATGAACCGGTGGCGCAGGATGCTGCTAATCGCTATCGTTGTAAGCACGAATCTGTTTCTCGTTTATTTATTCTACATTTGGAAAGAGAAGCCCACCTCCTCCAGTGAATTCAGAGATGTTACCTATGGCTGGTCCGTCTTTGTGGGCCTCTTTGTCCTTTTTGCCGCGCCAGCCGTCCAGTCGGTCGCGTTTGTGCGTGAAAAGGAACAGGACACCCTCGATCTCCTTAAGTCATCGCTTCTCACGCCGATCGAGATCACTACAGGAAAGCTCAAAGCCGGGATCATGCAACTCGTTCAGTTGCTTCTCTTCGCGTATCTATGCTCTTTTCCGGTAATCGGAATTGTTCTTATGGCGCCAAAGGGACTTCAGATCACGTTCTGGTTTGCAGTCTGGACCCTGCTCTGCGCCGCGGGTTCAATTACCTTGGGAGCCATTGCGTCCATGCTGGTGCGGCGCACCTCCGTAGCCGTTCCATTGAGCTACGCCTTAAGTGTCTTCTATTTCGCCGGGCCTTCGGTGGGCATAGTCTTTCTGAGCGAGGTGCTTGGCAGTTCCTTTCCTCGTCGATTCGCGGAGGATGCTTTAATTGTAGTTTCGCCGATAGCCAGCGGCTTTCAGTTCATTGGGACCATAATTGGCAGCGGCTGGGAGTGGTCGAGCAATCTTCGTGCAGAGTCGTTCTACTTGTTGCTGCTGCATGTTCTCGTGATTGTCTTGTTTCTTGTCATTTCCGTCGTGATAGCCAATCGCCGCTGGTTAGGATATGAGAGAACGTCTTGA